ACTTTCATGAtggtttttcaaaataaatacacatataTCGTGACATTATTTGCTTGTTGTATGATTGACATGGTACCTCTGATGTATTTCTCCACAAACGGAGCTTAACTTATGGTCTAATTGGTACTACTATTAGGGAGCACCTGTATCCTTAACTTTTAAGCCAAGGTGATTTTATCCAACGGTTGTTTgattaaaaacttataatacgcttattagttttgtcaaaaatattacaattaaagattttttctttcctccCTAAGACCCTAATACTAAATGAACCCTATGTAGTCAACTTAGATGTCAAGATAGAGTTCTAAGTGATTACCAGATACTGAACTGCCACATCATGGCTGGCACACAACAATTTCAAACAGAGTCTAAATAACTTCATTGCAAAATAGTTAAATGAATCTAACTTAGTTTCGTCATTTGATTTTCAGCTGTTTATAACAAGGAAGATGATATTGCAACCTACACTATCAAAGCGGTTGATGATCCGAGAACCTTGAACAAAAACCTTTACATTCAGCCTCCTGGTAATATTTACTCATTCAATGATCTTGTGTCTCTGTGGGAGAGAAAGATTGGCAAAACCCTCGAAAGGGAGTATGTTTCAGAGGAGCAGCTCCTAAAGAATATTCAAGGTTAGTTAAAACTCTCTCttttaaatgtcatttaaGAGAGCCATAAATTCTGTGCCGTAAATGTTATTGATCCTGTCTTCTCCAAAATGCTGCAGAAGCTGCACCTCCACAAAATGtgatattatcaatttatcactCTGTTTTCATGAACGGAGTTCAAACCAACTTCGAGATTGAACCATCGTTTGGAGTTGAAGCCTCGCAGCTTTTTCCTGATGTCAAGTACACTACAGTTGATGAGTACCTCAATCAGTTTGTGTAACCCTTCTCTGTTTCCAGCTGCAGCTTGCAGGATCTTGGACTCttggtaaataaataattggcTTGTTGCAATCTTTGgtttttaatggaaaaaattaTGGTGGCTGGCCTTACTTTCTTCTGGTTGTCCGTCGAATTTGTAAGACCATGTTATGATATAGGTTCTACAGCCGCTAAACGAATGTGCAACTGCGCGCTAGATTAAGtcattatgaaataattatagtCATAAATTCATCTAAAGGcgaaaattaaactaatttatcACTAATTGTCatgtcaaattatttttatggatGATATAATGCTATGAACCCACTTTATGGGTGTGAGAGTAAAAGTCGAACCGCAAGATAATAAACAATttggtattattattttctttttgaaaattaattatagtttttgaaAAGTGTTATAAGATTATTAGTACTCATTTTCCTaaccttttatcttttaaaaatcacataaaattaaaattaaagtgaaataaacaattgttttttttttaattaaaaaaagtattatattttagaaattaaataaaagataacaTTTTAAAGAGTTGGATAATCCTCCATCCACACTAAAGATCTAGTACACTTGAGAACAAATTTAACGAATACATGATTACTAACATCTtggaatttaaaaaacaaaatctcgTTATGTGCGTGAACCAGTTCCAAGATAAAAGAGTAGATTATTGGAAAGAGGGCAGATACGCCGTAACCCTACAAGAAGACCAATAACATTCTACACTTCCTAAATGAGCCTGCAACAATTAACTCGTGATTCATTACACTTTTTCTTTAAGTTGATGCGGTACATTATAACGGTCGTgcacaaatgaaacaaaagaaaccaaaaatgAAGTAACATTGAcaaaggaattaaaaaaatgaccaaaatcTTTTTGAACTTTGCCAGTTCAGCCATGCATGCCCATCTCTGTTCACTTGTttcctttctttcctttctttgacGAAGCCTTCACAGATCCTTTACCTTTGCGCGCCTTGCCAATATTCCCCTTCTTCGAACCACCTTTTCTGGCCTTGCCAGATCCATGTGTCCTTGAATCCTTTTTCATTCGTGGATCAACAAGAACCTTCCCCTTTCCAGCCCTCACTTGAACTCCCTTCTTCGCAACCACATATTCCTTTTTAGGCCTTTTGGGTACAGCTGACTTGTATAATTGTTCAATTTGCTTCCTCTTTGAGCGATCAGAGATGTCTGCTTGGTCTGATATGACATTCGCCTTCTTGCGAACCTTCTCAAGCTTTCGCATGGCAACCCGCTTCTTTCGGGCTTTGGCCTCAGCCACCTTCTTAGCAGGTCGGGCATCAATTTCTTTGAATTGTGCTTTCATTGCAGCAATCTCCTCCTTGGTAACAGGCCTAATTGCTTGCCGATGCCTCCTTTCCTCTTCTAAAAACCAGTCTGGCAAGCCATCATCATCAAACATGTACCTATTGTAAACATCATCCAGAATCTGCTCcctttgctttttccttagCATCTTCTTTGCACAAGCCAATATCTCAGCTTTTGTATCAACCTCTTCATCTTCTGATTCATCAGAGGATGAGTCGTCACTGGAATCCGCGCCTGGAGCAGGGACTATCTCAAAATCACCTTCCACCTCTGACACTTGGTTGTGCGTGCTCTTAGGACCTGCAGCATCATTTGCCATCTTCTGCTTGGACTTTTCTGGGATAGAATGCTTTTCCGCCTGTTTATCCACCTGCGTTTCATCTTCACTGCCCAATTTCCCCAAATCTCCATTTTGTACAGCTTCCGCAAAAATTTCCTGACTAAACCACTTATTTGTAATTTCCTCTTGTGTTGGCCTTATACCATCATCAAGTGGTACCATGAGAGGATTTGCATCTAGATCACCCTGATCTTTGTCTGAATCATAACTAGTATGCATAGTGTCTTCATCCTCATCACCCTGCacagcaaaaacaaaatacttAATGTTGCATATACGGTAAAATCTCTCTATAGTCATTGTTGGGACTAAACTAATTTTACTACTATGAAGATGTTATAACTTGATAcaagttacaaaaattattgtttcaaCTTAGTTATACTTAGTGCAAGCAGGACATAGGTAAAGCATGTGCTgcattgataattaattaatgaagcaTGTCAAATTTAATGTATATACATCGTTAAAAGAGATATAACATATAGTTTCAAAAAACTAGTACATATATCCATCTATGTAGTGTTGAGAATATGCGAAgtcattttattgaaaatctaAAGAATAAATCATTGTCCCAAAcaactttagaaaaatattatatttcatcTTAAATCTTTCatgtaacatatttttttgcaATATACAGATTAGTAATACTATGTGGAGGCAAGTTCCTTAAGCCTAGATctataaaagttattaacttATTACTATGTGaagtttattcttatttataactGGCCCAAATTGggactaaatttttttatgactaTATGGACATTTTTCCTACAGAGAGTATCGGTACAGAGAAGTTTTACAGTAATTCTATACTAATAAAAGAAAGTGTGATCCTAATAAATCACCATCGACCAGTGCTACAATGAATttacaaagaagaagaaggattACAATGTGAAGGCAACAAGAATCATGACAAAGTGAGAAAAAGAGAGGCCACATAAGCCACAAGGGAAACTGAGATTTTATACTCCCCCAAGTCCTAACACAACCTAATTGCAAAAAGCATAGGAGAAAAACACGTGCTTGACTGCAaacatacacacacaattCGACCACGAAGACCACATACCTCTGAGAGTTGGTCCTCTTGGGCATAGGCTTTTTTCGCACGTTTTCGTTGCATTGTACTTCCTCCCCTTTTAGCCACATAGTTTTCATAAGCTTGATCAAGAACCTCCTCCAATTGTTCATCATACCTAACACCAGAGATATGTCATAAGATCACAAAGTCATAAGTTGGCGTCAAGTTAATGCGACAGAAGATAAAGGTAGAAAAGAATTACTTTCTGCGTTCTTCATCAGAGTCAATGTCACTGGACACATGCTCTTGAGTGTCTCTATTGGGTCTTTCGTCTTCACTGTCCTCAGCAGCAGCAttcacatcatcatcatcatattcaACAGCAGCAAGATCTTTTTTCCCCTAAATATCGATCATTCAAGTTCATACAAGAATGAGATATTAACCTTAGACCACACTGTTGAATTcgataaaagtaattaattaaaactgcaactaatataaaaattaaacttctGTCATTACCATCCAATGGGAAAATTGTCCTACCCagccatttttcttttctgaccATGCAATTCACCCCGCCCAACCCCAGGCACaaactcaaattaaactaGTCCCCTCCAAAGTTGGTATGAGGGGGATTCCAATACCACCTATTTCCACCTCAAAAATCCTGATCAACCGGGCTTATCCCActcaaacattaaaatcacAACAGGGAAGGGCTTTGAATTTCATAACCCAATTACATAGTgtagaataataatacaatttacAATCCCATCAATGGGTTTGACTTTGACAAATAATGTATGCAAAACTGAAATATGGTTTCTCTCCAAATAGCAAAGATCACAGGAAAaggcaaaaagaaagaagtggAAGTATACCTTAAtggaagaaagagaaaataattcgTGATCAGTATAATCATCTTGCATAACGTCTATTTGCATCCCAGTTGCCCTCCGTGCCTTGTCCTGGTATATCCAAAGACAAAAACAAGaagtcaataaaaaaatgcatgCCAACAAAAGGCATTAATGATGAGAATGCCATCACTCAAACTAAAAAAGCAGAAGTGAACATATCCCAATTGTCTCCTCTCTCCTCCAATATGAAACATGAAAACCATTCTTCGATACTTCTGTGAGAAGTGGATTTCAGTGCCAAATATTTATGGGTTTcgattctcttttttttttttgcttgacGTAAATGGAAACACATTGAAGTTGTTCCTAAAATCTAcataatataggaaggaaaaCTTGTTCAAGCATAGAAAAGATGCTACACTAAACCGATGGGAAGGCAGGCTGCTAATATTTATAAGAATTCTACTAAAGAAACTTGATAACTTTCCAGATTTTCAATTTCCTCTTCATATTTATGTACATATTTCAATCCTCCActtaagtaaacaaataaagaaacagAGAGATCCTTAGGCTAAAAATTAAGCAGAATGTATAGGTACTCCCCTAAAATAACTATGAGTTATCCTTTTGAGGGcttctttttacttttcttgtaATTCATGTCAACTTTGGGAGTGCTCTAGTAAATTTATCGCAAGTCTCTTTGCACATCTGGGATTACCCTTGCACAATTTCTCTCTACATTATTGATTACCATATATATTGATCAAACTTCACGTCTTCCAAAATTCCGAAAATGTGTAAATTTAATTCTGTATGTGcataaaggaaaaatgggGAGAGGGAAACAAGGCAGCCAACCTTAGCCCTTTTTTTCGCTAGAAGCTTCTTTTCACGTTTCTTTCGCTGATCCATGGCATATTTCAATTCCTCCATTTCATTGAGTACTCTGTTATCTGCATCCTCCTCATTTTCGCCTTCAGTAGGagcagaagcagaagcagGCACGGTAGCCTTTTCTGCAGAAGAAAAGGCCTTCTTTATTTGCATTCGCCACCTTCATGACAGAACAgacatttaaaacaagcttaCTACCCTTTTTATAGGCCTATATATTAATACCAACTGTTATATTTATTGACAAGCATTTGCACAAACCAAAATTGACGTTTTCCTTCATGTCTCAAAGTTCTTACTAgttatacaataaataaaggGTATATATAACTTACTTCAATAGATGCTTGAAGTCTTGCTTTCCCAAAACACGCAAATCATCACAAAGAGCTTTAACCTGGACAGCACATAGGTTCATATTAGTTAAACCTTCTGTAGAAGACCAAAACAAGGTTAAATACAGAATAGGATCAggataataatgataaatgaCCTCTTCTGTTGTCAATTCGTGATCCTTGATTGCTGAACAAGCCGGATCCCCAAATGTTATGGAAGTAACTGAACCAAGAATCTCAAGAGGATTATTGGACCAAATGAAATCAGTAGCCAAAGAAACTTTCCTCAAAGTCGTGTCTCCATCTTCATAACTGTAATATGACTTTAGTTAGCAATAGCCATCGTGTAGTTGCAcagttataaatatacacaaaAACATTCAGTAAGGACAATAACCAGTAAATTCCtttgttttaattagtttttctcaGAGTAATCTGAAAAGATCAGCAAGTAGAATGTTGCTTGCTGACCACATATCCTCATGACACATTGAGATCCATCGCCAGTTCATAtgagaaagaacaaaaagcttgttctatttataaattcaattgTTTGGAATTCCAATAGGTTTCTTCACATTGCCACGTGAAGAATTTCTGAAACTAATAAGTccatcaaaaaagaaaaggagctTACCCATCACGATGTCTCTTTTGCTTTGTTCCTCTGAGTACATCCACCACCTATACAACAAGAATTTATATAAACaagtttataattaaataccaattcattaaaaaagagaaaatattttgagtaacCCACGagtcatttttttatgaatttccCATATCATTACCTTACGCGGTTCAACAGATCCCTGAAACAGATACTTCACATCAAGAAGACGTGGATCGATCTTTGCAGGAGCCTTGTATTTTATACCCAAAAGATATATCTCAGCAGATGCGGAACGACTAGCAGCAGGTTTATCCACCTCAACCTTTTCAAATAACTGCACACCAAAACCTAATTTCAGAACAAACTGGCTCCAGCCAATATTACCCACAGCAAATCAAAAAGaagagaggggggggggggggggggggggagaggGAGGGGGAATCACCTGCTTGAGACAGTAGAGGACAGAACTATAATCCTGTGACCTGAAAACCTAATCCAAAAGAACAAATAAACATTCAGCACCAGTGTCAACAATTTATGGTTACAATATGAATCCATTTCCcaatcaaagaaacaaaatataatcatatacAAAAAAACAGAACACATTGCCTATGCAACTATTGGTATAGACAtctaagtaattttttttccacattAGCCCATCTTTTATAATAAACCAACACAACATATAGCATCATAAACGCAAATAAACGAGACAAAATAACCCAAAagagaattattttaaaaaagaacagCACACATACTTTAGTAACAAAGGTTCCTTTAGGAGCCAAGAACTGCGTAGCCAGCTTTACAGAATCAATGACCAAAGCGTTCTGACTCATGGCCTCCTGAGCCCAAGCACCACCAACATTAGGCGACCCATCATGCAAAACCAAGTCAAAAGCCCTAACCCCATGCTCCTCCATCACCTTCTTCACTCTAGCCCTACACTCGGGCTTCGTTATATCTTGCTCAAGCGATACGGCTCCTCGAATGGGGGCGATCGGGACCAAGTCAAGACCCAGAACGAGGCTCCCTACCGGGACCCGCTGCACTGCCACCTGCATCCACCCACCTGGAGCGGCGCAGAGGTCGAGCACGGCGTGCGATGAGCGTAAGAAGGAGAATTTGGAATCGAGCTGGACGAGTTTCCATGAAGCTCGAGATCTGTAGCCGTGTTCTTTCGCTAAACGGTAATATTTATCCAAACGATGCTTCCCCTTTACTTTAcccattgattttttttttcctctctttcaATGAGTTTCCGGGTTTTTGAGTGAACGAGAAACAGAGTTGTGAGGTTTTTAGAACATAAACCCTAACAAAGGAGACTGGTATTGTCTAAAGCGAGTCCCATATTTTTGCTTAATTACATATAGATCCAAATATTTGACATATTACCATTTAAGTCCAGTTCCTGAAATTGTACTAAATTCTAACTAAGGCCCATATGTTTTAGACTATATCATTCACGCCCCCCGTAGAtgtgaagaaaacaaaaaataaccataaagGTTTGGCAAATCACAATTCACATTTCACAAGAGCTGGTAATTTTGGAAAACTGTGTATtaactttttgtaattgaaataatacattcaaatAGTTCACATTGGATCAATTACACCATTATGTTAGCATAAATAGCCCCATTCAGTTCAAAAGAGCCCTTCTGTcttcaatcaaatttattgTGTTATATTCTGCCAGGTTCCAGATTTTGAGTTGGTCTGAGAAACAAGTTTCCTGATTCAGCATTCCATTGGACTCCAGTCTTCATCATATGAGGTAGCTTCAGCTGTGCAATTTTGTCTTTGTTAATGGAAGTTGGACTCTTCTTCTCGGCGGCCGGGGAATATTTTGGTTGTTTGACAGATTTCTGTTGCACTTGTTTAATCAAATCCAGAGGAGAGAGTTTCCCAACCATCTGCGAATTAGATGAAGCCTCATCAGCACACATCCTAGCAccttgctgctgctgctgctgctgtcgCCGCTGCTTCAACATTCCccttgttgctgctgctggttGGTTTGCTGTTGTAGTAGCAACGGCTGGTGTTGAGCGAATATGGGGTGGAGCATAAAAGCATCTCTTGAAGAAAGGGTGCTGCAAGGCCTCTGCAGCAGTAGGCCTTTTGCTGGGATCCCAAGAACAAAGTGATTCGAACAGGCTGATTGCATCCCGACTTGCTGATGGCATCAATGCGGAGAGATTGGCTCGGGGTAACTGTGGGAACTGATATTTAATTGCCCTTGCTTGGCGAAGTCCGTCGGCCCAAGAATCCATTGTAGGACTCCCAAGAACACCGCATATTTTGTGCATCTGATCAGCCTCACTAGCACCCGGAAAAAGAGGACAAAAAGTGAACAATTCAGCCATGATAGCTCCCATAGCCCACATGTCAGCTTTTGAGCTATACAACTCTGACTGCAACAGAATTTCCGGGGCTCTATACCATCGTGATCCTACATAATTCGTATAAGGCGGGCCAGACTTGATTTCCCTTGCAAGACCAAAATCAGCAATCTTGATAATACCTTGCGAAACAAGCAAGTTTTCAGGCTTCAGGTCTCGATGAAAGAACCCATTCTGGTGCATGTAACTAAGTCCCTGGAAAACTTGGAAAAGCCATGCCTTGATTTCAGGTTCAGAGAAAAGCTTCCGATCTCTTGCAGCCATAAGTTGGTAAAGATTGCACTCCATGCATTCAAACACCAAATACAATCTGTTGTTGTTCTGGATGAGTTCTTTAAGCTTCACAATGTTTGAATGATTCAACTTCCTCAAGCACTTaacttctctcaaattgaGGCAATCCTCCCATGAAGCATATCTCTGCTTCAATTCTTTGATTGCAACAGCTTCTCCAGTGTGCTCATCGAAAGCTTGAAAGACACGCCCGAATGCTCCTCTACCAAGTTCTTTGAAACCAGAATACTTGTCCATTACTATGGACGAACAAGAATACAGATTCTCCTTTTGTATGTATgtgagttttaatttgttttgaagGTGATGCTAGTAAAAACTATAACTTCTAAAAGCCATGATACGATTGAATGCATGTTTAATTTGTCAGAGACACAAATGCGAGAGCAAGAGAGaacaaataacaaattaaacaacaaaCGGGAAACTTGCTATCAATTTGCAACCTTTTATAAACAACTACTAGTTTCCATTTTAGCTTAGGAAAAAGAAGCATTACTTCACTAGAGTTCTCCCAATTATCAGGAAGTTTCCTAATCCAACATGGACtaggtattttttttaacaaattattattatttttttggggtttaaatctaataattcaaaagtggagttaactaaaataaaaattactaattCATAAACCTTAGAGCATAATCCTGTTGAAcctattaacttatttatattttggtttGTCTCTCAGTCATCCCATGAGCAAATTCGACCCGGCCAAAACACAACCATGTAATCTTTCGCTGGTGAAATCCACATCAATTTGTCATATTGTTCTTGCGATAAAACAGAAAATCAGATTAGGGTTTTCAATCTTTAAGAAATTATGTCAAATGGACTAGAAATTgattagaaataaatatttccacCTCAAccaatttacttttaaaactgATAAGCGTCATTCTTTAAAATGAAGAGCAACCAAAAGTTATATTCGCACGAACCAAAGTGGCATAAAAGGCTACACTCACAGAGATCCATTTCCCCATTCAGGTAAGCTAAAAACTGCAATTTCTTGTCACAAGCATTGTACAATACAAATAGTGTTTCCATGCTATCTTCCAGTAAACCATGTGGGATGACAAAGGCTTTTGACAACATTACACTAACTAATAAACGAATGAAAAATTTCCCATAAAATCTTTGTTATAATGGGTCATGCAATTACATTGCCAACAATCTTGGAATCTTCATAACATGAGCGTAAACATTAAAGTTTCAATTCTGCAACATTTTAGCAATCCCGCACTATTGAACTTTATGTCTACTATAAGCTTCATTCATAATAACCAAGTGCATGTCccttgaaaggaaaaaattcaattataatatcTTCCCATAACCTATTTTTTTATCCCCATCCAGTCCTTTTTCTACTGGCTCTGTGAATAAGTTCTGCTTCAGTCCCCACGGGAGCCACCGCCACTTGATGAAGGTTTCTTACCACCATACTTCTGTCAAAGAACCAAAAATCTGTTAACTTCAGAGCACTGGTGATAAAAAGATATGTGGCCACCATATTCAAGTGCTTAGTGCTTACCTGTTTTCCAATGTTGAACGGGATATATCTGTATTTGATCATGTGTGCGATTTGGCGTCTCATTGTAAGAACAAACAGAACAATCCAGTAACAAAGTAATATGGGCCAAAACACAGGAACATCAAACACAGAAAAGAATGTCATTACAAAAGCTATGCAGAAAGCCTTGGTCATGGAGTACCTGAAACCACAGCATAAGGAAAATTTTACGATCAGCAACAATAACAAGATTCTATCCCCTCTTTATCGAAGAGATTCATACATTTCAATCTAGCTAAATGACATGCTCCCAATGTCTCAAGAAATGTAAGAGTTAACAAGATATGGAATGAGAAAGGTCATCACAGAGTCACACAAGGATACCACTATAACCTAAGACCACATCAATAACCAAATCAGCAAACATACAACATAAACCCCTGCTAAAGAAGCAGGTCATCCCACAAGAATGAAGCTGggattcataattaatttaaaaaacagCATTCAGAAAATCAAATCATCTCAGAGTCACACAAGGATGGCACTGTAACGTAAGACTGCATCAGTAACCAAATCAGCAACCATAGAACATAACCCCTGCTAAAGAAGCAGTTCATTCACAGAAGAATGTCACTGggattcataattaatttataaaacagCACTCAGAAAATCAAACATCAGTAATACGAATGCGGGTAGTAACATTAAATGAGTAATGAAAACGGTGTGTAAAGTGCCAACACATCCATTTATTTCAAAGATAGAATGCCAGAGAAACAGAGAGAGTTTCTCCAGCATAATAACATTCAGGAGAAGAAATGAGAGCCGCAAATTAACATGCATAATAGCAAATTAAACATCTATAGACCATCACGTATTTCAAAGATCCATGGCCAGTGGGGAGATCATCTAATCTACTAAAATTCAACATAGAAACTTTTAGGACAGGAAACAAGGCCTAGAACTTACCGTGTATTAGAGTTTATTAACCATTTGTAAcatttcaaattagaaaatataagaaagcAAATACAGGAGATACCCTGTACAGAGACTTATGACGTGATATAAGCAGTGACTCAGGTGACATTAAGGTTGAACAGGGGTTTGTTGGGTCCAATCTTTAAGAAAGAATGCTAACTATACATAAAACTACTGTCACTATGACACATCTGTTAGGTCCGAAATTGGAATGACAATTAAAACATCTATTAGGTCACTGACATGAAGTAGCCTtaatattaaacaaacaaTGAGGTTCGATACATCCCAACTATTCATGGCTTCCTCACATCACAGCAAAAGCCCCAAATAAACTAGGCAACCTATAGATTAATTAACAAGAGAACAAGCATTGCCAGATCGGCTATAAAATATTCGAACCAAAATGCTACAGAATTTTCCAAGATATGCAAAACACTAACATTATAAGCATTCATGAGACATTTCTGTTACCAAAATTTAAACTCTGGGAGTCGGCGAATAAAAGGCTTGAATTCATCAGAACCCTTTGTCGGCAACAAAGGCCCATCAGCGACTTCGATTTCAGGATCAACCAGAGGCGACAAAAACCCAATAAGCAAATTCAGGAGATAGATCCCAAGACCATAGGATATGATGTAGAATCCTTGCACATAAAAAACCCGCAAACAGTAGATTGCCAAAATTACAAGGGTTCCAATCCACCTATAAACTGCATGTGGAGTAGTCTTGTCCAGGTAATACTGATATAGCCTCCAAGCATCATGTCCCCATTGTGATACAGGGGATGCCGCCGAGGCAGTGTCGCCTCCAATTCCTTCCATTCAATCTAAGTATGAAAAGTCCTGCAAATATATAGCACAGTCCAATCTAATTACATATTCGTAAGCATAGAGATCACCAGATATAACAGATGCATAAATGTAACTGAATGAATAGCAGTGCTTCTTAAAAACTTCAATGACAACCCTAGTGACTACAATAGCTTCAAGTCTAATCCCAATTTAAGCATTAATGATGAACACCTCTGCACTACTAACGCTAATTGCCGCCATGGTTATTCATTCAATGCAAGCTTCAAATCAGAGATCCAGATACGGATTTATGATAGCATCACATATTAACACTCATGAACACCTGCCCAAATCTCACAAGTAAATACACCAAATACCTAATTACTTAAAGAAAcccataaataataatcataataaaaagcccatgaaaacaaaaacctcttaaatttaacaaagtggggaaaaaaaggggaaaaattacaaagactTACTTAAAATGCAATTCATTAGCCGTATTCCTCTATATATTTCCATCAACCAAAGATCCAAAGAAATacccaaaacaaaacaaaaaaaaaaaacgaaaaccCACCTAAAAGAAAGATGCAAGATTctatcttttcattttcccaAGCTTTCTCGCCCACCAAACAGAAGCGAgggtttttcttttgattctttCTTTGACAGCTAATTTACTTCGAAGATAAAAAGGGAACTTCAACCACAGATCTAAACGAAACAAACCCAGACAGCAAATCACAAATCCCAAATTCACGGcgcattaattaataaaaacaaataaataattgaagattAAAAGAAtagatatcaaattaaatgaGGAAAGATTGATGAAAGAAGAGTAAAGGAACTGACCTTGAAACGAGTCTTTCGATGTTCACGTAAAAGGactcaaattgatttgagGGAAGCGAATTGAAATGCGACCAGATCTTGTAAGAGATTAAAGAAgagtgtttttgtttttttttt
This window of the Citrus sinensis cultivar Valencia sweet orange chromosome 8, DVS_A1.0, whole genome shotgun sequence genome carries:
- the LOC102627590 gene encoding protein RER1B-like isoform X1, with the protein product MEGIGGDTASAASPVSQWGHDAWRLYQYYLDKTTPHAVYRWIGTLVILAIYCLRVFYVQGFYIISYGLGIYLLNLLIGFLSPLVDPEIEVADGPLLPTKGSDEFKPFIRRLPEFKFWYSMTKAFCIAFVMTFFSVFDVPVFWPILLCYWIVLFVLTMRRQIAHMIKYRYIPFNIGKQKYGGKKPSSSGGGSRGD
- the LOC102627301 gene encoding adoMet-dependent rRNA methyltransferase spb1, producing MGKVKGKHRLDKYYRLAKEHGYRSRASWKLVQLDSKFSFLRSSHAVLDLCAAPGGWMQVAVQRVPVGSLVLGLDLVPIAPIRGAVSLEQDITKPECRARVKKVMEEHGVRAFDLVLHDGSPNVGGAWAQEAMSQNALVIDSVKLATQFLAPKGTFVTKVFRSQDYSSVLYCLKQLFEKVEVDKPAASRSASAEIYLLGIKYKAPAKIDPRLLDVKYLFQGSVEPRKVVDVLRGTKQKRHRDGYEDGDTTLRKVSLATDFIWSNNPLEILGSVTSITFGDPACSAIKDHELTTEEVKALCDDLRVLGKQDFKHLLKWRMQIKKAFSSAEKATVPASASAPTEGENEEDADNRVLNEMEELKYAMDQRKKREKKLLAKKRAKDKARRATGMQIDVMQDDYTDHELFSLSSIKGKKDLAAVEYDDDDVNAAAEDSEDERPNRDTQEHVSSDIDSDEERRKYDEQLEEVLDQAYENYVAKRGGSTMQRKRAKKAYAQEDQLSEGDEDEDTMHTSYDSDKDQGDLDANPLMVPLDDGIRPTQEEITNKWFSQEIFAEAVQNGDLGKLGSEDETQVDKQAEKHSIPEKSKQKMANDAAGPKSTHNQVSEVEGDFEIVPAPGADSSDDSSSDESEDEEVDTKAEILACAKKMLRKKQREQILDDVYNRYMFDDDGLPDWFLEEERRHRQAIRPVTKEEIAAMKAQFKEIDARPAKKVAEAKARKKRVAMRKLEKVRKKANVISDQADISDRSKRKQIEQLYKSAVPKRPKKEYVVAKKGVQVRAGKGKVLVDPRMKKDSRTHGSGKARKGGSKKGNIGKARKGKGSVKASSKKGKKGNK
- the LOC102607578 gene encoding cyclin-dependent kinase F-4, encoding MDKYSGFKELGRGAFGRVFQAFDEHTGEAVAIKELKQRYASWEDCLNLREVKCLRKLNHSNIVKLKELIQNNNRLYLVFECMECNLYQLMAARDRKLFSEPEIKAWLFQVFQGLSYMHQNGFFHRDLKPENLLVSQGIIKIADFGLAREIKSGPPYTNYVGSRWYRAPEILLQSELYSSKADMWAMGAIMAELFTFCPLFPGASEADQMHKICGVLGSPTMDSWADGLRQARAIKYQFPQLPRANLSALMPSASRDAISLFESLCSWDPSKRPTAAEALQHPFFKRCFYAPPHIRSTPAVATTTANQPAAATRGMLKQRRQQQQQQQGARMCADEASSNSQMVGKLSPLDLIKQVQQKSVKQPKYSPAAEKKSPTSINKDKIAQLKLPHMMKTGVQWNAESGNLFLRPTQNLEPGRI
- the LOC102627590 gene encoding protein RER1B-like isoform X2, whose product is MEGIGGDTASAASPVSQWGHDAWRLYQYYLDKTTPHAVYRWIGTLVILAIYCLRVFYVQGFYIISYGLGIYLLNLLIGFLSPLVDPEIEVADGPLLPTKGSDEFKPFIRRLPEFKFWYSMTKAFCIAFVMTFFSVFDVPVFWPILLCYWIVLFVLTMRRQIAHMIKYRYIPFNIGKQYGGKKPSSSGGGSRGD